A genomic region of Mycobacterium senriense contains the following coding sequences:
- a CDS encoding peptidase M50, with the protein MPTHRVVGETDIDAAIGPYRRLVVLGGDAELATVLTRLLRAERLDVEVAYVPRRRTRATRIYRQRSGFRAARRARRGAARRVTLVRDETGSVVVGRAGWVPADGAPSIHGEAVVDDTTLFDGDVERVWIEPLPAAPGLRAAVAGRRWPRWVTGRAAQLGSTGVSVVRDGVTAPRTARRSAFYRNVEGWLLVG; encoded by the coding sequence ATGCCAACCCACCGCGTCGTCGGTGAAACCGATATCGATGCCGCGATCGGCCCCTACCGGCGGCTGGTGGTGCTGGGCGGCGACGCCGAGCTGGCCACGGTGCTCACCCGGCTGCTGCGCGCCGAGCGGCTCGACGTCGAGGTGGCCTACGTGCCGCGCCGCCGCACCCGGGCCACCCGGATCTACCGCCAGCGGTCCGGATTTCGCGCGGCGCGGCGGGCCCGACGCGGTGCGGCGCGCCGGGTGACGCTGGTCCGCGACGAGACCGGGTCGGTGGTCGTGGGGCGGGCCGGCTGGGTGCCCGCGGATGGCGCGCCGTCGATCCACGGTGAGGCGGTGGTCGACGACACCACGTTGTTCGACGGCGACGTCGAACGCGTGTGGATCGAGCCGCTGCCTGCCGCGCCGGGCCTGCGGGCGGCGGTCGCGGGCCGCCGGTGGCCCCGCTGGGTCACCGGGCGCGCCGCCCAGCTGGGCAGCACGGGGGTCAGCGTAGTGCGTGACGGCGTGACCGCGCCGCGCACCGCGCGCCGCTCGGCGTTCTACCGCAACGTCGAAGGCTGGCTGCTGGTCGGCTAG
- a CDS encoding site-2 protease family protein, with amino-acid sequence MSFPSSRRESVRPSPIFLGLIALTGVGAALAWSAGISTRPLAYAGVFVFVIAGWLVSLCLHEFGHAVTAWRFGDHDDAVRGYLTLDPRRYAHPALSLVLPMVVILLGGIGLPGAAVYVRTWFMTPARRTMVSLAGPAANLVLAVLLLAVTRLFFDPAHVVLWSGVAFLAFLQLTAVLLNLLPIPGLDGYDALEPHLRPETQRALAPAKQWGFVILLFLLLAPVLNQWFFGVVLSLFDVSGVPDVLVGWGNALTRFWSRWF; translated from the coding sequence GTGAGCTTCCCCTCCTCCCGGCGCGAATCGGTACGGCCCAGCCCGATCTTCCTGGGCCTGATCGCGCTGACGGGCGTCGGCGCCGCGCTGGCCTGGTCGGCCGGGATCAGCACGCGGCCGCTGGCCTATGCCGGGGTGTTCGTCTTCGTGATCGCCGGCTGGCTGGTGTCGCTGTGCCTGCACGAATTCGGCCATGCGGTGACCGCCTGGCGGTTCGGCGATCACGATGACGCGGTGCGCGGGTACCTGACGCTGGACCCGCGCCGCTACGCCCATCCCGCGCTCTCGCTGGTGCTGCCGATGGTCGTCATCCTGCTGGGCGGAATCGGCCTGCCGGGCGCGGCGGTCTACGTGCGCACCTGGTTCATGACGCCCGCCCGGCGCACCATGGTCAGCCTGGCGGGCCCGGCAGCCAACCTGGTGCTGGCGGTGCTGTTGCTGGCGGTGACGCGGTTGTTCTTCGACCCGGCGCACGTGGTGCTGTGGTCGGGGGTGGCGTTCCTCGCGTTCCTTCAGCTCACCGCCGTGTTGCTGAATCTGCTGCCCATCCCGGGCCTGGACGGATACGACGCCCTGGAACCGCACCTGAGGCCCGAGACCCAGCGTGCGCTGGCGCCGGCCAAGCAGTGGGGCTTCGTGATCCTGCTGTTCTTGCTCCTGGCACCCGTGCTCAACCAATGGTTCTTCGGGGTCGTGTTGTCTTTGTTCGACGTGTCCGGCGTGCCGGACGTCCTGGTGGGTTGGGGCAACGCGCTGACCCGCTTCTGGAGCCGCTGGTTCTGA
- a CDS encoding cation diffusion facilitator family transporter, with amino-acid sequence MGAGHNHTPVETDDARLIPRMIMAAAILAAFFVVELVTSLLINSIALLADAGHMLTDVVAVFMGLAAVTLARRGSASPARTYGWHRAEVFTAVANAGLLIGVAAFILYEAVQRLSEAPAVPGVPMIVVALAGLAANLVVALLLRSHSSGSLAVKGAYMEVVADTVGSLGVLVAGVVTVTTHWPYADVVVAVLVALWVLPRAVALARDALRILSESSPTHIDVEELRTALGAVDGVIDVHDLHVWTLSPGKDMCTAHLISVGDSARVLHDARAVLSARGLEHATVQIDCPDDTDCSDSF; translated from the coding sequence ATGGGCGCAGGCCACAACCACACCCCCGTCGAGACGGACGACGCTCGGCTGATCCCGCGCATGATCATGGCCGCGGCGATTCTGGCGGCGTTCTTTGTGGTGGAGCTGGTCACCTCGCTGCTGATCAACTCGATCGCCCTGCTTGCCGACGCCGGCCACATGCTGACCGACGTGGTCGCGGTCTTCATGGGGCTGGCCGCCGTCACGCTGGCCCGCCGTGGGAGCGCGTCGCCCGCCCGCACCTACGGCTGGCACCGCGCCGAGGTGTTCACCGCCGTCGCCAACGCCGGGCTGCTGATCGGCGTGGCGGCGTTCATCCTTTACGAGGCCGTCCAGCGCCTCAGCGAAGCTCCCGCCGTCCCCGGCGTGCCGATGATCGTGGTCGCGCTGGCCGGGCTGGCCGCCAACTTGGTCGTCGCGCTGCTGTTGCGTTCCCATTCGTCGGGCAGCCTGGCGGTCAAGGGCGCCTACATGGAGGTCGTCGCCGACACCGTGGGCAGCCTGGGCGTGCTGGTCGCCGGCGTGGTCACCGTGACGACGCACTGGCCCTACGCCGATGTGGTGGTGGCGGTGCTGGTCGCGCTCTGGGTGTTGCCCCGGGCCGTCGCACTGGCCCGCGACGCGCTGCGGATCCTGTCCGAATCGTCGCCGACCCATATCGACGTCGAGGAACTGCGCACCGCGCTCGGCGCCGTCGACGGGGTGATCGACGTGCACGACCTGCACGTGTGGACGCTGTCACCCGGCAAGGACATGTGCACCGCGCACCTGATCAGCGTCGGCGACTCCGCGCGGGTGCTACATGACGCGCGCGCGGTGCTATCGGCGCGCGGGCTGGAACACGCCACCGTGCAGATCGACTGCCCCGACGACACCGATTGCTCGGACAGCTTTTAG
- a CDS encoding DUF3151 domain-containing protein has translation MTPMGDLLGPDPILLPEDADAEAELLAGEKPGIVAAAHPTASVVWAALAEQALADDQAITAYAYARTGYHRGLDQLRRNGWKGFGPVPYAHEPNRGFLRCVAALARAADAIGETDEYSRCLDLLDDCDPGARPALGL, from the coding sequence ATGACGCCGATGGGAGATCTTCTAGGCCCCGACCCGATCCTGCTTCCCGAAGATGCCGATGCCGAGGCGGAACTGCTGGCCGGTGAGAAGCCCGGCATCGTCGCGGCCGCCCATCCGACGGCGTCGGTGGTCTGGGCGGCGCTGGCCGAGCAGGCCCTGGCCGACGACCAGGCCATCACCGCCTATGCCTACGCCCGCACCGGCTATCACCGCGGCCTGGACCAGCTGCGCCGGAACGGCTGGAAGGGCTTCGGCCCGGTGCCGTATGCGCACGAACCCAACCGCGGGTTCCTCCGGTGTGTGGCTGCTCTGGCGCGCGCCGCCGACGCGATCGGTGAAACCGACGAGTACTCGCGCTGCCTGGACCTGCTGGACGATTGCGATCCCGGGGCTCGCCCGGCCCTCGGGCTCTGA
- the fbaA gene encoding class II fructose-bisphosphate aldolase: MPIATPEVYAEMLRRAKEESYAFPAINCTSSETVNAALKGFADAGSDGIIQFSTGGAEFASGLGVKDMVAGAVALAKFARCIADRYPINVALHTDHCPKDKLDTYVRPLLAISAERVAAGRDPLFGSHMWDGSAVPIDENLTIARELLKEAAAAKIILEIEIGVVGGEEDGVAHEINDKLYTTPDDFEKTIDALGHGEHGHYLLAATFGNVHGVYKPGNVKLRPDILAQGQQVAAAKLGLPEGAKPFDFVFHGGSGSLTSEIEESLRYGVVKMNVDTDTQYAFTRPIAGHMFVNYDGVLKVDGEVGVKKVYDPRSYLKKAEASMSERVVQACTDLHCAGRSLGA; encoded by the coding sequence GCGATCAACTGCACCTCGTCGGAGACGGTGAATGCGGCACTCAAGGGTTTCGCCGATGCGGGCAGCGACGGGATCATTCAGTTCTCCACCGGTGGTGCCGAATTCGCGTCCGGGCTGGGCGTCAAGGACATGGTGGCCGGTGCGGTGGCACTGGCGAAGTTCGCCCGGTGCATCGCCGACAGATACCCGATCAACGTCGCGCTACACACCGACCACTGCCCCAAGGACAAGCTGGACACCTACGTCCGCCCGCTGCTGGCGATCTCGGCCGAACGGGTGGCCGCGGGCCGGGATCCGCTGTTCGGTTCCCACATGTGGGACGGTTCGGCCGTGCCGATCGACGAGAACCTGACGATCGCCCGGGAACTCCTCAAGGAGGCGGCGGCCGCCAAGATCATCCTAGAGATCGAGATCGGCGTGGTGGGCGGCGAAGAGGACGGCGTCGCGCACGAGATCAACGACAAGCTGTACACCACGCCGGACGATTTCGAGAAGACCATCGACGCGCTGGGCCACGGCGAGCACGGCCACTACCTGCTCGCCGCCACCTTCGGCAACGTGCACGGCGTCTACAAACCGGGCAACGTCAAGCTGCGGCCCGACATCCTGGCCCAGGGCCAACAGGTGGCGGCGGCCAAGCTGGGACTGCCCGAGGGGGCCAAGCCGTTCGACTTCGTCTTCCACGGCGGTTCGGGTTCGCTGACGTCGGAGATCGAGGAGTCGCTGCGCTACGGCGTGGTCAAGATGAATGTGGACACCGACACGCAGTACGCGTTCACCCGTCCAATCGCCGGTCACATGTTCGTCAACTACGACGGCGTGCTCAAGGTCGACGGCGAGGTGGGCGTCAAGAAGGTCTACGACCCGCGCAGCTACCTCAAGAAGGCCGAGGCGTCGATGTCCGAGCGAGTGGTGCAGGCCTGCACCGACTTGCACTGCGCCGGAAGGTCACTCGGCGCCTAG